Proteins from a single region of Nocardioides anomalus:
- a CDS encoding sigma-70 family RNA polymerase sigma factor — translation MTPSRSPIAGTDEVLRARNHEIAELLMSAADADRDRLVEELTVINMPVARAVARRYARRYSGRSEHAPDILGVTYLALVRAVRAFDPMLGRDFLSYAVPCLNGAVRHYFRDDAWLIRPPRHLQDAHVSYWRARDDCPDTHVSEGVDVGTCYRPFSLDTPDPEDQSRLGDGLVDERDSAWADSELRMLVWPHIASLSARDQRILHLRSQGRTQSEIGRELGMSQMHVSRLLRSHLERLQRLVYAA, via the coding sequence ATGACGCCGAGCCGTAGCCCGATCGCAGGCACAGACGAAGTCCTGCGCGCCCGCAATCATGAGATCGCCGAGCTCCTGATGAGCGCCGCAGACGCGGACAGGGACCGCCTGGTGGAGGAGTTGACGGTGATCAACATGCCGGTCGCCAGGGCGGTGGCCCGTCGCTACGCAAGACGCTATTCAGGCCGCTCTGAGCACGCGCCAGACATCCTCGGGGTCACCTACCTGGCGCTCGTGCGTGCTGTACGCGCCTTCGACCCCATGCTGGGCAGGGACTTCCTCAGCTACGCCGTTCCGTGCCTGAACGGCGCGGTCCGCCACTACTTCCGTGATGACGCGTGGCTGATCCGACCGCCCCGGCACCTTCAGGACGCTCATGTCTCGTATTGGCGGGCCCGGGACGACTGCCCGGACACGCACGTCTCTGAGGGTGTCGATGTCGGCACGTGCTACCGGCCATTCAGCCTCGATACGCCCGACCCCGAGGACCAGTCGAGGCTGGGCGATGGACTCGTCGATGAGCGCGATAGTGCGTGGGCCGACAGCGAGTTGAGGATGCTGGTGTGGCCGCACATTGCCTCGCTGTCCGCTCGTGATCAACGCATCCTCCACCTGCGCTCGCAGGGGAGGACGCAGTCCGAGATCGGTCGCGAGCTCGGGATGTCGCAGATGCATGTGTCGCGACTGTTGCGCTCCCACCTGGAGAGGCTTCAGCGACTTGTCTACGCGGCCTGA
- a CDS encoding tyrosine-type recombinase/integrase → MQEPRRLSVVDNRASSMTVASYLEEWLWAKQSLRASTFKSYESHVRNYLVPYVGHHPLGELRPAHLDKMYRELASREDQRLSVSTLRRVHATLLSALSTAVKRGQLERNPASAVELPQQRRREPVTWTAKDLQAFLQAVQSDPLHPLFLLLAVTGLRRGEVIALRWRDVDLNLGRLSVRQAAVLVGGRVVVGEPKSRSGHRTIAVDDETCRRLTWHKRAQELAVSRVLAPPQRPELVFSDEHGEALDPAHVSRRFVRLVHACGLPRIRLHDLRHTSASLGLASGESLVEVSRRLGHSSLSVTADIYSHISPEVAKHSAERLAASIYGDEPITTQGGLR, encoded by the coding sequence ATGCAAGAACCTCGACGTCTGTCAGTCGTCGACAACCGTGCCAGCTCGATGACGGTGGCGAGTTATCTAGAAGAGTGGCTGTGGGCCAAGCAGTCCCTGCGTGCATCGACCTTCAAGTCCTACGAGAGTCACGTTCGCAACTATTTGGTGCCCTACGTGGGGCACCACCCGTTGGGGGAGCTTCGCCCGGCGCATCTCGACAAGATGTACCGCGAACTCGCCTCACGAGAAGACCAGCGGCTCTCCGTGTCGACGCTGAGGCGTGTACACGCCACGCTGCTCAGCGCATTGAGCACCGCGGTGAAGCGCGGGCAGCTGGAGCGCAATCCAGCTAGCGCTGTGGAGCTACCACAGCAACGGCGTCGTGAACCGGTGACTTGGACCGCGAAGGACCTCCAAGCCTTCCTTCAAGCCGTGCAGTCTGACCCGCTTCACCCCTTGTTCTTGCTGCTGGCGGTCACGGGACTCCGTCGAGGTGAGGTGATCGCGTTGAGGTGGCGTGATGTCGACCTGAACCTTGGTCGCCTCAGCGTTCGGCAGGCGGCTGTGCTGGTGGGTGGGCGAGTCGTTGTTGGTGAGCCCAAGTCCAGGTCGGGTCACCGAACCATTGCGGTGGACGACGAGACCTGTCGTCGTCTGACGTGGCACAAGCGCGCGCAAGAACTGGCTGTCTCTCGCGTGCTGGCGCCTCCGCAGCGCCCCGAGCTCGTGTTCTCCGACGAACATGGTGAGGCGTTGGATCCAGCGCACGTGTCACGACGCTTCGTGCGCCTGGTCCACGCGTGCGGGTTGCCGCGGATCCGGCTGCACGATCTCAGGCACACCTCCGCCTCGCTCGGACTCGCGTCGGGGGAGTCACTCGTCGAGGTCAGCCGACGGCTTGGCCACAGCTCGCTAAGCGTCACCGCAGACATCTACAGCCACATCTCGCCTGAGGTTGCCAAGCACTCGGCGGAACGGCTGGCTGCCTCCATCTACGGCGACGAACCCATCACCACGCAAGGAGGTCTCCGATGA
- a CDS encoding DUF932 domain-containing protein, which translates to MSKETLEHLNTHTLIGNTDHRGTAWHYRAEHQGVESNHYPGPIPVSDVERRLFSWEAVSRQIAVETPTDVTTMTHLSSAGSPVRWDVVEDRQAICRDDNNAVMGIFAPGYAMHQYREWLLGTVANLLDDDLSISSAGLLRGGAVAWVEVSVPESITTPQGVIFRPNLLATTSFDGSTATTYKRTITDVVCDNTRETALAEKGQAYKVKHSRHSRTHLMAARDALSMVHTIADSFAREVAHLCEVKVPDPAWSSFLDTYVPRVGADGRALTGRSLTLADKKRDLLDNLYRYDDRVAPWSGTAHGALQAVNTYEHHENPVRGTSRPERNMLRTIAGDFGRVDQEAWSTLQAVLA; encoded by the coding sequence ATGAGCAAGGAAACGCTGGAGCACCTGAACACCCACACGTTGATCGGGAACACGGACCACCGCGGCACCGCATGGCACTACCGAGCCGAGCACCAAGGCGTCGAGTCGAACCACTACCCCGGCCCCATACCGGTCTCGGACGTCGAGCGTCGTCTCTTCTCCTGGGAAGCCGTCTCGCGGCAGATCGCGGTCGAGACGCCAACCGACGTCACGACGATGACGCACCTCAGCTCGGCGGGAAGCCCCGTCCGTTGGGACGTGGTCGAGGACCGGCAGGCCATCTGCCGTGATGACAACAACGCGGTTATGGGCATCTTCGCCCCCGGCTACGCCATGCACCAGTACCGCGAATGGCTGCTGGGCACCGTAGCCAACTTGCTCGACGACGACCTGAGCATCAGCTCAGCTGGGCTCCTTCGAGGAGGGGCGGTCGCTTGGGTCGAGGTCTCGGTCCCGGAGTCGATCACGACGCCGCAGGGGGTGATCTTCAGGCCCAACCTCCTCGCCACTACCAGCTTCGACGGCTCGACCGCCACGACCTACAAGCGCACCATCACTGACGTCGTATGCGACAACACCCGCGAGACAGCCTTGGCTGAGAAGGGCCAGGCCTACAAGGTGAAGCATTCACGGCACTCACGCACCCATCTGATGGCGGCCCGGGACGCTCTGTCGATGGTGCACACCATCGCGGACTCCTTCGCCCGAGAGGTCGCTCACCTGTGCGAGGTCAAGGTGCCCGACCCTGCGTGGTCTTCGTTCCTGGACACCTATGTGCCAAGGGTGGGGGCGGACGGTAGAGCCCTGACGGGGAGATCGCTCACCCTGGCCGACAAGAAGCGCGACCTCTTGGACAACCTGTACCGATACGACGACCGGGTAGCGCCTTGGTCAGGCACCGCACATGGGGCGCTTCAGGCGGTCAACACCTACGAGCACCACGAGAACCCGGTCAGAGGAACCAGCAGGCCCGAGCGGAACATGCTGCGGACCATCGCAGGTGACTTCGGGCGGGTCGACCAGGAAGCGTGGTCAACGCTGCAAGCCGTGCTGGCATGA